AATCATTTATCCGTAGGTTCTGAAAATAAACAGTGGGATTTTGCAATTGGTGTAAAAAAAGGGGTGGTTTTATCTTCTGATCGCTCGGAGGGGCGGAGTATCATCCAGCAAGTATCAGAAGATGCTCTGTTTCATTTGTCAGGAGCAAGGAAGAGAAATGCGCAAATTTTGATTACCTCAATTGAGGAAAAAGAGGTCGTTCCCGGCTACGAGCCAATAGCTGAGCCGGAAGATGGTTCGGTTGAGAAGGACGAGGAGATATTGAAGAAGCGCATTAAAGTTAGAGTGATTCATTATCAACTTTGTGTGGATGGGAAAGTTGAAAAGCATCGTACAGACGAACCAAGGATTACAAATTCAGTTGTTAAGGAATCGAATAACCATCGCGTTCTTTTGGAAAGATTTTCCCGCTATGACAAAAATGAAGAGGGAGCTTTTGCACGCATTAAGCGCGCCCTAATTCAATTTTTTGCTCAATTATTTGAACCTTTTGAGTCTTTGTCTCAACTATGGGAGGAACTTTGCGGGAGAAGTGAAAAAGAGATGGTCTGCGATATCAATCTGTTGGCTGAAGTCACAGGCCGTCCGATGACAGCAGAGCCTTTAACCCTTTCTCAGTCGTTAAAGTACATGATCAAACTTCTCAGTCGCGAGAAAGAGGTGACAGCGGATGAAAAACTGCACAATCGCTTGAAAAACGCTCTGGCAATATCCAGGAAAACAAAACAGCTGCGAAAAAAATTCAAGAGAAAAGACTTTGGAAAGCTGGTGAAAAGAGTACAAGCAGATATTCGTGCGCTGCCAAGTGATGGGAGTGATAAATTACTGATTCCTGTTGGGTACAAACAGGATGGAAAATTGATTGAGATGTTGCTGGAGGTGGGGAAAACAGGTGAGAAAACATGCTCTGTTGCCTTGATTAGCCAGTCCAAAGAAACGCTTGGCCTGTTTGATCGTGAAGAGGGGGTGGAAACACTTTCGCGTTCATTGAAAAGAGAGATCCATGATGTCAACATTTCAGAGCTGCAAGCACGCATACCGATTTTTATGGAAATGCAAACGACTCCTGAACTTCTGAAATTTGAAGAGGCTGGAAATGTCTTTTTACAGCAGATCCATTTTCCAAACTCTACTGTGGCTGTGAGTAAGGCAACAGAGAAAACCATCGACAGATCTTCTTCAGGTCATGTATCGGAGATTATGTCGTATGTCAAAAGCGAGCTGTTGTCAGATGGAGATGTTGCAGATGCTAAGCGGTTTGAAACAGCTGCTCGCTTGCGGTTTTTTCTGGATTTTTGCCAAAGAGATAAATTGTGGTTAAGAGATCCGGCTTCTCGGGAGCTTGTGCGTACAACGGCTTATCAACTGATCGATATTGTTGAAACGAATCGACGAGAGTTGATTGGCGATGAGCTTTTGGAGCAAGGATTGGAAATGACAAAGATTTCTCATGAGTTGGAGAGGGTGTTGGCTTTATTTGATGAAACACTTCCAAGAACACCGGACTTGTCCAAAAAAGTCGCTTTGCAAACGGGATTGGGAAAGATAGACGTTGAAGCAGCTGTTGAGACGCCTGAGCTGGAAGATATCCCGATGATTGCAGATCCGTTTAAGGAAGTGGATCCTCCATTTACGGGATTTGATCCTGGTAAACCTGTAGATTCAATCAACGCATTTGCCAAGCGTTGTGAACAGTTAATGGAAATCGGAGAGATAAAAAGAGCGTCGTATGAAGCGCAAACCATGGTGAAGGCCCTGCCTCCTCCAGGAGATGCTTTATGGAATGAAATTGATCCAAAGGCTGAGGAGATCCTGCAAGCTTTTCAAACAATGGGCGTTGCCATTACTAAGCAGTCTTTGCAAGAGTCTCACTCTTCTTTTAATGAAGCTTTAACGCTATCGATGCTGAACCTTTATGCGTATGGAATCATTTCTCGGAAATATCCGGGTAAAAAAGAGGGACTTTCTGTTTTGGCATTTAAAGCGCGCAAGAACTTAACCGAGCTGTCAAACAGCCGCATTTCTTTACAGGATAAAGCCCGTATCACTCAGTTTGATGAGATCATGAAAGATGCAGAAATTCAGGAAGGGCATATTTACAAATTAAAAGGAGATTACGAGGCGATACTAGAAGGGATTTCGCAGCCGCTTCTGAACCTCTGTGAATATTCAGCGATTGCTGCAGGTGATTTGCTCTATAAAACTATCCAGGGTAAAAATGTATGGAATGATTCAATAAATTATGAGGAAATAGACTTTGAAACTTCTCAACGAGTCAGGTCTCAACTCAGAGGGAAGGAGCCTCTTGATTTCAGTCTGGATTTTAATTGGAACGGTTTACCATATACTCGATGTGAAGGGGTGTCTGAGTGGAAAAGAGATGTGAGTAAATTTGATTCTAAAATCTCATACACAGCTCCAAGTTATGCGAAAAATGTTGCCGAAGAGTTGGCGAATCGTTACACCACGGAATTGTGCCCTCTTGGATGCTCCAAAGATAATTGTGAAAATTATGGGGATACTTCTGGTGATCCTAAGGAAGCGCGGAAGGGGCACCAGTATTTTCCCTTGTATATGCTTTATCATTTCACAGGAGAGTATTGTGAGAATCTTCTTGCCGAAAGAAAGTTAACTCCTGATCAGGTGCGCGATCTGCTTCTCCTACAGCAAACTAATCGAAGAGCTGATAATTTGTGTTCTAGCCATCATAAAGAACGAGGCTCCCGAGTTGGAAACCACTTTCATTATACAGATGGGTTTACCGAGGATGACCGCCGCGCACAGGTGATCTCCTCATTAAACATCTATTTGAAACATCCCAATTTTTTTAAAATTCCTTCTCTTCGTTGGTTTTTTGAGACGAAGCTTTTCAATCATCATGCCTTCGAACTTCTTTTGAGCAAGGAAAACTATGAAGAACATAAACCTTTCTTAATTTCGACGATCAAATTATTGAATAGAGAAGTCAGTCTGGCTCAAATCAATCAAGAGATGGAAACAGCAGCTTATCTTGTTTATCTTCTTGGTAATATTAAAGATATTATTGTTGAAGCGTCTTCATTGAATCCAGATGAAAAAAAGCTGTTGTCGAACCTGATTACGGTAAATCCTGAAAAGACCATCATCCAGTGGATGATCGATTCCATCGGTCAAACCTCTAAAAGAGAGGAGAAGAAACAAAAAAGCCTTCTCCCTTACGTCGTTAATCACTATCTGGAACTGTATAATAAAAATTCAGATCATACAGATCAAGATTTTAATTTGATGGCATACGCAATGGAGCGTTTTCAATTTTTGTATGAACCAGGCGATTCCGTTGATCCGAAGTTGAAAGAGTCTTTTGAACTGCTTAAATGCGTGATGATGCCAAAACTAAGAGCGCGTGCAGAAAAAGATGATGGAAGTAAGTTCATCAACGGGTTAATTCTCAGATTTAACCCTGAAATTGCTGGAAAAAAATTAGATTGGAAAGAGAGCCAATTCCCCATTTACGAAGCTTCAGATGCAGAAAGCAGGACTTATCAATTCAATCTTGAAACAGGAATGATCTATGCAGGAGGGGAAAGAATTGAGCGGCTGCCTTCATTTCTTAAAGAAGAGCCTGAAATTGTCGAGCTGTATGGTTCGAAGTTAAATGATGCCTGGCAGATCAAAGGATCTCCTAATCTTGAGGATGAACAGTTTCGCGTGACAGCATATTCACACGAAAAATTCCCAGGGCAGCGCATTGTTCTCAGGCAAAAGGTCGATAAAGAAGGGATTCCTTTAGATGGAAAACCCGAAGTTGTGATTGAAAGAATGATAGAAGAAAATAGTGTTTCGAAGTGGGTGTCCCATCATCGTTTTGAAAGTCAAGATAAAATTGCCAAAGGGGAGTTGTTAACTGGTTCTGATCTTCCTCCTAAGGTGGCCGCAATCATTGGAGAGAGAAGCTGCTGGGTGGACAGAGAGTTGGATCGGATCTATGTGTTTGATCAAGAGGATTCGAATCCATATGCAACCATATTTCTTGGGAGGGATGAAGGAGGCGGCCCGCTTCAAATCAAAGAGTTTCGTTTTGCAGATTCTAATCAGCTTCTTGCTATTTCCGGAAGAAATCTTATTCAGTATTCCTCCATTGAAGATAAGGATTTCATTTTGACGGCAGGCTCTTCCGGAGTTGTCAAGCGCCTTGAATATCCCCGCTTAGAGCTTGCCAGCAGCGGAGCAAGACTATCCTACAAGATCACTGAAAATGGTGCTGTCTCTTCCTCTTTTCCTGGCTGGACTCTGGCTCCCTTGGGGCTTCGGCCCGGTATCAGGCGCCCAATCGACCGTGTTGTCCCTTTACCGGAGACTTTCGATCATTTCCAACTCCTCCAAAAGGATGGAGCTCAAAAAGTTCTGATCCCTTCCAGGCAATTTAAGCAGCTGCGCAACCGTATTGGCGAATCGATTCCAAAGTATCAATCTGTTTGTCCTGAAGGATTTGAACCAAGCGCTGTTTACGAGTTCACAGTGAACACTGAAACAAACCGCCTGCAGGCGCAAAGTGCCGATGCATACGCCTATTTAGCTTATGCCTGCTTCACTCACAAAGATTATGAAAGTGCAAAATATTATCTTGAAAAAGCAGAAACAAGCACAGGATATTCGCCTAAGTATAACGAGCTGTTCGATTGGATTGGAAAGTGGCCGGACAACAGTCCGAATGGAAAGGCAATTAAGCTTCACGCAGCCATTTTTCAAGATAAAATTTTTGAAGATCATCGATTGGAGAACATCAGAAGAGGAGGAAAGAAAGAGGAATTTGAAGAACCTGTTCAGAGGATGGAAAGGCTTGTGGAACTTTACCACAGCTACCGCACATCGTTGAAAGATCGCGAAATTGGATTATCCGGCTCCGATCCCGGCTTAGATTTAACTCCCGATTCAGAATTGAGAGCGCTGAAACTTACTAGGGAATTTATCAGGGCAAATGCCGAGACTTTCGTCCTACAACCCAAAGTTGAAGAGACTAAATTTGTGCGCGCTTTACAAAATGTTGAAGAAATTGATTTAAGAGAACCTTCAGAAGAGGAGTTTTTTGACTATGATCTCGATGCCCTTTACCTATGGGCTTGCATTGGATCGAGTGAAAATATTCCCGAGGTGACATTTGGACGTCCTGAATGGGTGCTTGATCATTTTGGTTATGTCTTTGATCAGCTGATGACCCTTGATCCGGAATCGGTGGAATTTAAACAGCTTGTGGAAAAGGTCCGTTTTATCTCTTTAAATCCTCCTTCTGAGAAACTTTCACCTTTTGCTGGAGATGCAATTAAAATAGGGCAATCTTATCTTTTGCGTGTAGCTGAGCTTGCTAAGGAAGGGAAACTCGAGAAATTAAAGAATGTTGTCAACGGAAAATTTCCGAAGATCAAAGGATCTGCCAGCACAAGGGAGAAACGTTTCGATAATGCGAATAATCTTGCGGCTTTGTTGTTTGATATAGATGAATCAACCTCTGCCAAGGCTAAAAAGTCTTTGGAGGAGAGGATCGGAAATGTTGAGGATCGAATGTCTGAAGTAATGGAAGCAATTGTTAAAGATGGCGAGCATTCTTTTGCTGAGAAAATGGTAGTTAGCAAAATCGCAAGAACTGAATTTGAATCGCAATTAAAAATGCTTCGTCGAATGGTGAAATGTTGTGAAGACTATGATCGAAGAGTTGAAAAAATTAAACAAAAAAATGAGAGTTTACTACTTCCTTCGTTCGAAGAGGAGTATCAACGAGTTGCTAATGAACAGCTGTATGGTTCGGGCAGTCATCAAACGATCCAGCGAATTGGCAGCATTCTTCAGGTCTTGAAAGAGGTAGAGATCTCTTCTGGTGAGGTAGAGATCTCTTCAGGTGAGGAAAAAATGCAAAAAAGAGAGGTGTCCGATGTTGAGGAGTTGCCTCAAAAAACTGTAGGAGATGTGTATGGGGAGCTTTTTGAGAATCCTCCCGATGACTTGAAAGATGCCGTAGAGTCTCTTTTAAAGGGGGAAATAGAGCTTTATACGCAAAAAGCTGCGCAAAAAAAAGAGATTGAAAAATTAGAGAAGTTGATCGGAGAGACTCCAGAACCTGAAAAAATAAAAAAAGTTGTCACACCTGAAGAGGGGAAGCATGCCATTTTGGGAGATGCGCGCCTCCATGATTATCAACGCTACTATACGGTTTCTTCTATCGATCCTTCGGAAATCAGCGAGGAGGTGTTTGATCGGCTGGCAAAAAGCGGTGAGAAGGCTGTCAAAAGGCTTGCTGATGTTTATCGGAAGGATATGAGGGCCTATAAAGCGGATCTAAGGGCAATTAAGATCACTCGAGGGCAGGCAAAAAAATTGCGGGCGCATTTGGTTGATCAAAAGGAGGAACTGGAATCTCGTAAAAGCCGCCTGAGAAAGGATTTATTGCAGCAGGTGGAACGTTTTAACACGCCTGCCGGTACCTTAATGATGAGAAGGCTGACAGGGAAGGCTGCCAAGCCGAATCTGGATTACCTTATCAATTTGTGGAGAAGAGGGGAGTTAACAAAACAGCCTTGGGATGAAAATCCATTGAAGCAGCTGGGAATCGGTAGAATGGAAGAAGCGGAACTTGTTAAGCTTGATGTGTTGATCACGTCCTATTTGGATGTTTCGACAACATTGCAGCATATGGATAACGTGGTCCACTCAGTCGATGCCTACATTGCCACTTGCGGCTCCAGAAGTTCCAATGAGGGGGATCAGCAGATTGCTCAAGCTCTTGTTCAGTCATTAGAAGCAAAACGGAATTACACGCTGTTTGTACCGAAAAGGGCAATAACGATTACAGATCTCGCAATGGTTTTGCACGTCTCTGATATCAAAAAGCATTTGGAAACGCAGCTTGATGGAAAAGAGTCTCGTTTGGCAGGTCAATTGCGAAAGTTGGATCCAGTTAAGAATAAAGAAGACATCATAGATCTTTTCGCCAACCCGGATCATCACAAGGTTTTAAGAGAGATCTTAGAAGAGGATAAGGGGCTGACAAACCTTGTTTTATCTAAAGGCAGCGATCCCGATTTTCGAAATTTATTGTTTATGGAGCACACAGACCGCATTATCCTAAGATCGGAGCAGATTTCTACCATAAGAGAGATGATCGATGATCCCAATGCGGCTAGGCAGCTCATTATGGGGGCAGGAAAATCAAAAGTTCTTTCTCCACTTCTGGCTTACGGAAAAGCAACAGGAACTAACCTTGTGATGCTTATGCTTCCCGAGGCGCTTTATGAGACGAATTGCCGTGATTTGGACGCAACCAATCGCGAGTTGTTTGGTCAAAAGATTTTCCGTTTTGAATTTAACCGGCACAGCGACCGCAGTGTCGAGGCACTGCAAGAGACTTACATCCAATTATTAGAAACTGTGAGAAATAAAGGGTTTGTTCCGACAACTAAAAGCAGCATGCTAAGTTTTCGAAATGCCTACTTTGAGCTGTTAAATCAGTTATCGCAGATTCCTCTTGAACAAAGGTATATTCAAGAAGAGAAAATCTCGGAAATCATGGGGCAGTTAAGAATCATGAGCAAGATCATGAAGTTGTTCCATGATCGAACCGATGTCTTAGCTGATGAGATTGATGCATGCCTGGATGTGAGAAAAGAGGTGAATTTCGCCCTTGGGGAACCTCAGAAGATCAATCCAACGATCTATCAGACAGGCAGTGAGCTGATGGAGATTTTGCTCAACGCGGACGAGGGAACACCGCTTGGGGAGTTGAAAACGGCTCTGCTCAATAATACCAATGCTTCCATTCCTCCCGAACGTCTTCATGAATTAATGAAGGCGTTAGGAGGAGCTTATTACGATGAGAACGGGGAAGCATTAGGGAAAATAGGGAGAAATGAATTTATCCAATATCTTTTTGATGATGATTCACTTAAAGGAGAAATCCCCCAATTTATCCGGAGTCTGGAAGCGCAAAATCCTGAAATGTATCAAAAGGTGGCTGCAGCAAAGGCCTTTTTGCATCGGGGGTATGGAAATACATTGTCTCGAATAGGAAATGTCAATTACGGAAGAGATCCAGGAAGTATATGGACGATTCCCTATAAAGCCAGCATGGCGCCAAGTGTTGGATCTGAATTTGACGATACTGTGGAAAGAATCAGCTTCACGCTGCAGGATTATGTGCTATATGGCGTTTCCTATGAACAGGTGTATAAGGCAGTGGCTGCTTTACACAATATGGCAATACAGCAGCTGCGGGCAGCGAATATCGATCAAACGATCAATATAGATGAAACTGATGCGGGAAAAGAGTTTAAAGAATTGATGAAAAAATTGGATCTTGAGGGGGTTTTTGGAAAAGATCCAAGTCTTGCAGCATTTGCCGCGGAAGAAAAGGTGGAAGCGCTTAAAAATGTGATCAATCAATCGCCTTTAGGAAGATTGTCCTTTGCCAGCAGGTATGTCCTTTCAGAGATGACGCAGGCTCCCAATCGCGTAAACTCTGTGTCTAATGATGCGCCGGCAATGGTGAGAAGTTTTTCCGGATTTACAGGCACTCCATGGAATCTGCACACGTTTCATGATAAAATCCAGGCGGAACGGAGTCCCGGAACAGATGGGCGCACCTGGGCTCTTTTATTGGAAAGAAACGTCAAAGTGAAGACGTTTGTTTATGATCCCAAGAAGCCGATGGAATCTCTGATTGATGGAGCCGGAATTGTCTCAGAGCATTATCAAGCAACGATTGATACTGGCGCCTATCTTAGAGGGCAGACCAATGTGGATTATGTCACGGCTTGCTTGAAAAAGGCTGAGGCTGAAGGGTTGGAAGGGCAATCCGGGGTCTATTTTGATGAATCTGGAAAGATTGTGAAAAAAATGGGATCCGAAGGCAAGCCGCTGCCGATTGAGGTTGCCGAGCAAGGAGATTTGATGCAGTGCCACACTTTGTATGACCAAGCTCATACTGTAGGTGCTGATATCAAACAAGGACGCAAAGCAAAGGCTATCGTCACAGTGGGTGAAACAACATTTGTGAGAGATCTGTTTCAAGCGGTCTGGAGATTGAGGCAGCTTCATGAAGAGCAGGATATCGATATTGTTGTTTCAGAAGATGTGAAAAAGCTGATTCTGGGAGATGAAGATAATCGAGATTTAACGATCGAGGATATTTTAGCGTTTTGTTTGACAAACGAAGCAAGGCGGGAGTCTGAGGATAATTTCCGTGCTGAGAAAGGTAAAATTCAAGGAAGGCCTTCTCAAGAAATCTTGAAAAGCTGTGCAGAGATCATTGTTGATGAGAAAAATTCGGATGATGACATTCACCGGATAGCCTCTGTCTTAGGCAGAGCATTAACCAAGCGGCGTCCTCAGGATGAAATTTTTGATGAATATGCTCAGGTGCGCATTCAAGAAGATCCATCTAAGATTTTGGAAAAAACCAGGGAAAATACCGCGCAGAAAGCACAAGAAATGGCGGAGGCTCTTGGAAAGAAAGCCTCATCAAAACTAGCTGGCCAATTAAAAAAAATCTCTAAAGAAATTAGGGATAGGAAAGATCCTCCATCAGATTGGATGCCGGATCAGATCGATAGCGCTGCAGTGGAGGGTGGGCAGCAGGTGGAAGTAGAAGCGGTTGCTGAAGTGGAAATGGAACAAATGGTGCAACTTGATGCAGAAGTTAAGGGAGAAGTCGCTATACAGGCAGAAAAAGTGATTCAAGCTGGAAAACCTGTCTCTGAAGGTTCAGGTGGAACGGTTAGCCCTGTCACAAAGGATAATCTCATAGATCTCTCTTTGAGAGGATTTGTTTCAGGTAATCTTCGCCAGATGTCGGCGACAATCGGAGCTTTTGATCCTGAAATTTATGTTTCTTCCGGAGTAGAGAGGCAAATGGTGAAATCTGATCATGCCGAAAAATATCAAGTGGAAAACAGTTTAGATTTTGATCGGGTCGCTAATACAATTTTTTACACTTATCGAAAAACTGTG
This genomic window from Waddlia chondrophila WSU 86-1044 contains:
- a CDS encoding DUF3638 domain-containing protein, whose amino-acid sequence is MSSFQSDFRACSHKYENHLSVGSENKQWDFAIGVKKGVVLSSDRSEGRSIIQQVSEDALFHLSGARKRNAQILITSIEEKEVVPGYEPIAEPEDGSVEKDEEILKKRIKVRVIHYQLCVDGKVEKHRTDEPRITNSVVKESNNHRVLLERFSRYDKNEEGAFARIKRALIQFFAQLFEPFESLSQLWEELCGRSEKEMVCDINLLAEVTGRPMTAEPLTLSQSLKYMIKLLSREKEVTADEKLHNRLKNALAISRKTKQLRKKFKRKDFGKLVKRVQADIRALPSDGSDKLLIPVGYKQDGKLIEMLLEVGKTGEKTCSVALISQSKETLGLFDREEGVETLSRSLKREIHDVNISELQARIPIFMEMQTTPELLKFEEAGNVFLQQIHFPNSTVAVSKATEKTIDRSSSGHVSEIMSYVKSELLSDGDVADAKRFETAARLRFFLDFCQRDKLWLRDPASRELVRTTAYQLIDIVETNRRELIGDELLEQGLEMTKISHELERVLALFDETLPRTPDLSKKVALQTGLGKIDVEAAVETPELEDIPMIADPFKEVDPPFTGFDPGKPVDSINAFAKRCEQLMEIGEIKRASYEAQTMVKALPPPGDALWNEIDPKAEEILQAFQTMGVAITKQSLQESHSSFNEALTLSMLNLYAYGIISRKYPGKKEGLSVLAFKARKNLTELSNSRISLQDKARITQFDEIMKDAEIQEGHIYKLKGDYEAILEGISQPLLNLCEYSAIAAGDLLYKTIQGKNVWNDSINYEEIDFETSQRVRSQLRGKEPLDFSLDFNWNGLPYTRCEGVSEWKRDVSKFDSKISYTAPSYAKNVAEELANRYTTELCPLGCSKDNCENYGDTSGDPKEARKGHQYFPLYMLYHFTGEYCENLLAERKLTPDQVRDLLLLQQTNRRADNLCSSHHKERGSRVGNHFHYTDGFTEDDRRAQVISSLNIYLKHPNFFKIPSLRWFFETKLFNHHAFELLLSKENYEEHKPFLISTIKLLNREVSLAQINQEMETAAYLVYLLGNIKDIIVEASSLNPDEKKLLSNLITVNPEKTIIQWMIDSIGQTSKREEKKQKSLLPYVVNHYLELYNKNSDHTDQDFNLMAYAMERFQFLYEPGDSVDPKLKESFELLKCVMMPKLRARAEKDDGSKFINGLILRFNPEIAGKKLDWKESQFPIYEASDAESRTYQFNLETGMIYAGGERIERLPSFLKEEPEIVELYGSKLNDAWQIKGSPNLEDEQFRVTAYSHEKFPGQRIVLRQKVDKEGIPLDGKPEVVIERMIEENSVSKWVSHHRFESQDKIAKGELLTGSDLPPKVAAIIGERSCWVDRELDRIYVFDQEDSNPYATIFLGRDEGGGPLQIKEFRFADSNQLLAISGRNLIQYSSIEDKDFILTAGSSGVVKRLEYPRLELASSGARLSYKITENGAVSSSFPGWTLAPLGLRPGIRRPIDRVVPLPETFDHFQLLQKDGAQKVLIPSRQFKQLRNRIGESIPKYQSVCPEGFEPSAVYEFTVNTETNRLQAQSADAYAYLAYACFTHKDYESAKYYLEKAETSTGYSPKYNELFDWIGKWPDNSPNGKAIKLHAAIFQDKIFEDHRLENIRRGGKKEEFEEPVQRMERLVELYHSYRTSLKDREIGLSGSDPGLDLTPDSELRALKLTREFIRANAETFVLQPKVEETKFVRALQNVEEIDLREPSEEEFFDYDLDALYLWACIGSSENIPEVTFGRPEWVLDHFGYVFDQLMTLDPESVEFKQLVEKVRFISLNPPSEKLSPFAGDAIKIGQSYLLRVAELAKEGKLEKLKNVVNGKFPKIKGSASTREKRFDNANNLAALLFDIDESTSAKAKKSLEERIGNVEDRMSEVMEAIVKDGEHSFAEKMVVSKIARTEFESQLKMLRRMVKCCEDYDRRVEKIKQKNESLLLPSFEEEYQRVANEQLYGSGSHQTIQRIGSILQVLKEVEISSGEVEISSGEEKMQKREVSDVEELPQKTVGDVYGELFENPPDDLKDAVESLLKGEIELYTQKAAQKKEIEKLEKLIGETPEPEKIKKVVTPEEGKHAILGDARLHDYQRYYTVSSIDPSEISEEVFDRLAKSGEKAVKRLADVYRKDMRAYKADLRAIKITRGQAKKLRAHLVDQKEELESRKSRLRKDLLQQVERFNTPAGTLMMRRLTGKAAKPNLDYLINLWRRGELTKQPWDENPLKQLGIGRMEEAELVKLDVLITSYLDVSTTLQHMDNVVHSVDAYIATCGSRSSNEGDQQIAQALVQSLEAKRNYTLFVPKRAITITDLAMVLHVSDIKKHLETQLDGKESRLAGQLRKLDPVKNKEDIIDLFANPDHHKVLREILEEDKGLTNLVLSKGSDPDFRNLLFMEHTDRIILRSEQISTIREMIDDPNAARQLIMGAGKSKVLSPLLAYGKATGTNLVMLMLPEALYETNCRDLDATNRELFGQKIFRFEFNRHSDRSVEALQETYIQLLETVRNKGFVPTTKSSMLSFRNAYFELLNQLSQIPLEQRYIQEEKISEIMGQLRIMSKIMKLFHDRTDVLADEIDACLDVRKEVNFALGEPQKINPTIYQTGSELMEILLNADEGTPLGELKTALLNNTNASIPPERLHELMKALGGAYYDENGEALGKIGRNEFIQYLFDDDSLKGEIPQFIRSLEAQNPEMYQKVAAAKAFLHRGYGNTLSRIGNVNYGRDPGSIWTIPYKASMAPSVGSEFDDTVERISFTLQDYVLYGVSYEQVYKAVAALHNMAIQQLRAANIDQTINIDETDAGKEFKELMKKLDLEGVFGKDPSLAAFAAEEKVEALKNVINQSPLGRLSFASRYVLSEMTQAPNRVNSVSNDAPAMVRSFSGFTGTPWNLHTFHDKIQAERSPGTDGRTWALLLERNVKVKTFVYDPKKPMESLIDGAGIVSEHYQATIDTGAYLRGQTNVDYVTACLKKAEAEGLEGQSGVYFDESGKIVKKMGSEGKPLPIEVAEQGDLMQCHTLYDQAHTVGADIKQGRKAKAIVTVGETTFVRDLFQAVWRLRQLHEEQDIDIVVSEDVKKLILGDEDNRDLTIEDILAFCLTNEARRESEDNFRAEKGKIQGRPSQEILKSCAEIIVDEKNSDDDIHRIASVLGRALTKRRPQDEIFDEYAQVRIQEDPSKILEKTRENTAQKAQEMAEALGKKASSKLAGQLKKISKEIRDRKDPPSDWMPDQIDSAAVEGGQQVEVEAVAEVEMEQMVQLDAEVKGEVAIQAEKVIQAGKPVSEGSGGTVSPVTKDNLIDLSLRGFVSGNLRQMSATIGAFDPEIYVSSGVERQMVKSDHAEKYQVENSLDFDRVANTIFYTYRKTVNDVVIVKGQKGWRMIIPTIHEAQSGCRTFIREANKKGWQAVQVNIGTAKPNIVFKTGDDRSDVLPFTEEEDLQKFYRLYVQAKFFNGEINYGSEEEKEALRGWLRDKGPEDCQRLFETKILPAKPQRYTKNYTESDLYKIFEELTG